TATTGATAATGCAGCCGTACTGCAGTCAGCTGATGCTGACTTACTCCCGGATAGGTTCATTAAGGTATTTACAGAAATCTCACAGCCGCCGGATTTCCTCTCTTCGGTAAATACACATCAATTACTGGTCCGTTCTACGTATTTTTTATTCCTATATTGCATTGTACTATAAAACCTTGCCACACTTTTGTCAAGGCAGTATGATTCCAGCGCTTTTATATCTGCCATATAAAATAATCTTTGCTATACTTATTATTGTACATGAATGCATGTCAGAAAGGAATTTTATCAATGGATGAATCAAAACAATTAAACCAGTTAAAAATGGTACGACAAGAGCTGACGCGTTTTATGCTCAGCTATAAATTCGGACTGGATGAAATCAACACAAAGCTAAACATCCTTCAGGAAGAATTTGAGCATATTCATGACTATAATCCAATTGAACATTTAAAATCCCGTATGAAATCACCGGAAAGTATTTTACGAAAATGCCAGCGTAAAAATATATCGATTACACAAGAATCTATCAAGGACTATATCAAGGATATTGCTGGAATCCGAATTGTCTGCTCTTTCATCTCTGATATTTATAAAATCAGTGAAATCATTCAAGGACAGCAGGATATCAAAGTGATAGAAATCAAAGATTATATTAAAAATCCAAAACCAAATGGCTATAAAAGCCTGCATTTGATTTTAGCGATTCCTGTCTTTTTCTCGGATCGTCAGGAGGAAGTGTTTATCGAAATTCAAATTCGCACGGTTGCTATGGATTTCTGGGCAAGCCTGGAGCATAAAATTTATTATAAATATGATGGCGAAGTACCGGCGCATCTTGTCGAAGAGTTGACTACCAGCGCCAATATTGCCAATCAATTAGATGAGAAAATGGAGTTCCTTCATACAGAAGTCAACGGAGAAAAAACCGATAAACATGCAGATAGCGATCTTGATTTTCTGCCATTGGATAATAAACGCTTCCCGCTGCCAAAGCAGTTGTTGGAATCGTTAATGGAAAAAAGAGATAAAGAATAAGTATAAAAGGTATTAAAAAACCCGCAGTTCAATAACTGCGGGTTTTATCTATTCATCATTAGGATTGTTTTAAATGGAGGAGGTAGAGGGATTCGAACCCCCGCGCGGTTTGACCCGCCTCTCGGTTTTCAAGACCGACCCCTTCAGCCAGACTTGGGTATACCTCCGTGTACTGATAAAAGTTCTCTCTCTTTAGCGAACAAAATATACTATACCATCCAGGAATATGGCTTGTCAACATATTTTATAAAGAAAACTTAGCATTCGCCAATGCCTTCGTTGGGACTGGGACTGCGCTTACGCGTCCCACCGGAGACATTTGCAATTACTCGCCTCATGGAAAATCATTGCACTTATACTTTATTCCTTGAA
The nucleotide sequence above comes from Oceanobacillus timonensis. Encoded proteins:
- a CDS encoding GTP pyrophosphokinase; the protein is MDESKQLNQLKMVRQELTRFMLSYKFGLDEINTKLNILQEEFEHIHDYNPIEHLKSRMKSPESILRKCQRKNISITQESIKDYIKDIAGIRIVCSFISDIYKISEIIQGQQDIKVIEIKDYIKNPKPNGYKSLHLILAIPVFFSDRQEEVFIEIQIRTVAMDFWASLEHKIYYKYDGEVPAHLVEELTTSANIANQLDEKMEFLHTEVNGEKTDKHADSDLDFLPLDNKRFPLPKQLLESLMEKRDKE